A window from Nitrospirota bacterium encodes these proteins:
- a CDS encoding carboxypeptidase regulatory-like domain-containing protein — translation MTDVPPGTYKLVIWHPYIRTTTEQIVTIGPKGAVQANIAVPAPTGRLYANEVMDHAYTRYNVTEETKKEIDPMIDKQHH, via the coding sequence CATGACCGATGTGCCGCCAGGCACCTATAAACTCGTCATCTGGCATCCCTATATCCGTACCACGACCGAGCAAATCGTCACCATCGGCCCGAAGGGGGCCGTGCAGGCCAATATCGCAGTCCCGGCCCCAACCGGACGGCTCTACGCCAACGAGGTGATGGATCATGCCTATACCCGCTATAACGTGACCGAGGAAACGAAAAAGGAAATCGATCCGATGATCGATAAGCAGCATCACTGA
- a CDS encoding ATP-binding cassette domain-containing protein, with product MNHLPPPQSGERSAGSDFWTDLARLGLLLSLEKRVLAILVSYAVAIGIFSLIIPLTVQELTNTFAYAIEPIMIVTFALVLLVGLLFIGLFRVLQNSATETIFQRLYVRIALAMTEHLPRIRQEAFLPKQALRFVEAELLARAVLVVLVDAINVLVSGLTGMTILALYHPNFLFYNVFLLGGFVLVAVASGQGGVLATKTVSDKNYDVMTWIQDIANNRLHFKASRSAPFLIRKTDRLLGEYLAARRARANILTWRQYRSIVVWEALCHSGMIALGGWLLSVAQITLGQFVAAEVIVGTLLLNLDTVTRRIYAFTYILSSLGELDRVFSLPKHESFSAGVSTPLPDPALCGVHLTCKEVAFAYPHSPPVFEHVNGEVAPGEKLAVLVQSSTQKSTLALVLAGLYRPTSGVVRYNNVDLRDVTIDYVNGARGLVLDSQPTLFGGTLEENVTLGRALIGFEDLRWAIRFVELEDEIDRMPHGLETRVEAGDTRYTKSQILRILVARAIVTRPPLLIFDGTLHNMEPGLRQILLRRLCSKDEPWAAIFVTNDPSIGEYVDRRITIG from the coding sequence ATGAATCACCTGCCTCCACCACAATCAGGCGAACGGTCGGCAGGCAGCGACTTCTGGACCGATCTCGCCCGGCTTGGGCTTTTGCTTAGCCTCGAAAAACGAGTCCTCGCCATTCTCGTCTCGTACGCCGTCGCGATCGGCATCTTTTCGTTGATCATTCCGCTCACCGTTCAAGAGCTGACCAATACCTTTGCCTACGCCATCGAGCCGATCATGATCGTGACCTTCGCCTTGGTCCTGCTTGTCGGGCTGCTCTTCATCGGCCTCTTTCGAGTGCTTCAAAATAGTGCCACGGAAACGATCTTTCAACGGCTCTATGTTCGCATCGCTTTGGCGATGACAGAACACCTACCACGCATCAGGCAAGAAGCGTTTTTACCCAAACAGGCCCTACGCTTTGTCGAGGCCGAGCTGCTGGCGCGAGCGGTTCTCGTCGTCCTCGTCGATGCGATCAACGTTCTGGTGTCAGGCCTGACAGGCATGACCATCCTCGCCCTCTATCATCCGAATTTTCTCTTCTACAACGTCTTCCTCCTCGGCGGGTTCGTGCTCGTCGCCGTCGCGTCGGGCCAGGGCGGAGTCCTGGCCACCAAGACCGTCTCGGACAAGAATTACGACGTCATGACCTGGATTCAGGACATCGCCAACAATCGGCTCCATTTCAAGGCCAGCCGTAGTGCACCGTTCTTAATCAGAAAGACGGACCGCCTGCTTGGCGAATATTTGGCCGCACGGCGGGCACGTGCCAACATTCTGACCTGGCGTCAGTACCGGAGCATTGTCGTCTGGGAGGCTCTCTGTCACAGCGGCATGATTGCCTTGGGGGGCTGGCTGCTGTCGGTTGCGCAAATCACGCTCGGACAATTTGTGGCCGCCGAAGTGATTGTCGGGACCCTGCTCCTGAACCTAGACACCGTGACCCGCCGGATCTATGCGTTTACCTACATCCTAAGTTCACTGGGCGAACTGGATCGCGTCTTTTCCCTGCCCAAGCACGAATCTTTCAGTGCCGGAGTCAGCACCCCTCTGCCGGATCCCGCGCTGTGCGGCGTCCATCTCACGTGCAAAGAAGTGGCGTTCGCCTATCCCCATTCACCACCCGTCTTCGAGCATGTCAATGGTGAAGTCGCTCCAGGGGAAAAGCTGGCAGTGCTCGTTCAATCCAGCACACAGAAGTCGACGTTGGCTCTCGTGCTCGCCGGTCTCTATCGGCCAACCTCCGGTGTCGTCCGGTATAACAATGTCGATCTCCGCGATGTGACCATTGATTATGTCAACGGAGCTCGCGGACTCGTGCTGGACTCGCAACCCACTCTGTTTGGGGGCACGCTGGAAGAGAACGTGACATTGGGACGGGCATTGATTGGTTTTGAAGATCTCCGGTGGGCCATCCGCTTCGTTGAGCTGGAGGACGAGATCGACCGGATGCCCCACGGGCTTGAAACTCGGGTTGAAGCAGGTGACACGCGGTACACGAAGAGCCAGATCCTGCGTATTCTGGTGGCCCGCGCAATCGTGACCCGCCCCCCGTTGCTGATTTTCGACGGAACCTTGCACAACATGGAACCCGGCCTGCGGCAGATTCTGCTCCGACGACTCTGCTCGAAAGATGAACCCTGGGCGGCAATCTTCGTGACGAACGATCCGTCCATCGGTGAATATGTCGATCGTCGGATCACGATCGGATGA